A part of Lacerta agilis isolate rLacAgi1 chromosome 7, rLacAgi1.pri, whole genome shotgun sequence genomic DNA contains:
- the NTAQ1 gene encoding protein N-terminal glutamine amidohydrolase, with translation MDQPEPGSADAAAAPPPAGYELAVPARPGCVYTGCYCEENVWKLCEYIRNQNLYPLEEFYAVFISNDRRMVPLWEQQAGVVGQPVIWDYHVVLLHVASGDQNFIYDLDTLLPFPCPIDTYIEKAFKSDSIIRPEFQRKVRLVRADVYLKTFASDRSHMKDASGNWQKPPPLYPCIETADFKMNLDDFISMNPDVGWGSVLSLPEFVQGFGSQN, from the exons ATGGATCAGCCCGAGCCAGGTTCTGCAGATGCGGCAGCTGCACCACCACCGGCTGGCTATGAGCTTGCGGTGCCTGCTCGGCCCGGTTGCGTCTACACCGGCTGCTACTG TGAGGAAAATGTGTGGAAGCTTTGTGAATACATCCGAAACCAGAATCTATACCCTTTAGAAGAATTTTATGCGGTTTTCATTTCCAATGACAGGAGGATG GTGCCCCTTTGGGAGCAGCAGGCAGGTGTGGTTGGTCAACCTGTGATTTGG GACTACCATGTTGTTTTGCTTCATGTGGCCAGCGGAGACCAGAATTTCATTTACGACCTTGATACTTTGCTGCCTTTCCCTTGCCCCATCGACACCTATATTGAAAAGGCTTTTAAATCAGACAGCATTATTCGTCCAGAATTTCAAAG AAAAGTCCGATTGGTTCGAGCCGACGTGTACCTGAAGACGTTTGCCTCTGACCGATCCCACATGAAAGATGCCAGCGGGAACTGGCAAAAGCCGCCTCCATTATATCCATGCATCGAGACCGCAG acttcAAGATGAACCTGGATGACTTCATCAGTATGAATCCAGATGTTGGATGGGGTTCTGTGCTCTCTCTCCCCGAATTTGTGCAAGGGTTCGGCAGCCAGAACTGA